A single genomic interval of Arthrobacter sp. NicSoilB8 harbors:
- a CDS encoding SLC13 family permease, translated as MLLAGCAALATGLLPVPAFQELAARTVPVLAFVVAMSLVTELVDEAGLFRVVTERLAALGRGRVLLLWFLVIALATVSTVFLSLDTTAVLVTPVVVLLAIHARIPPLPFALTTVWLANTASLLLPVSNLTNLLAQDRLKLSPAGFASLVWAPALVGILVPLVLLWLAFRKDLRGKYGPQPVHKVRDRVLLYTASGVMAVLLPALVSGVPVQIPAIAAAAVLLVLFLWRRRSVLRWSMIPWRPLMLTSGLFMVVEALHANGLTRFLSGIAGTGDTLPALLQLAGLGTVAANAVNNLPAYLALEPVGGSPARLAALLIGVNLGPLVTPWASLATLLWHERLRTLNVDIRWGGFALAGAVAVVLTVPLAVVALWLTTGMH; from the coding sequence ATGCTCCTGGCCGGGTGCGCGGCGCTGGCGACCGGGCTGCTGCCGGTCCCCGCCTTCCAGGAGCTCGCGGCCCGGACAGTGCCGGTGCTGGCGTTCGTCGTCGCGATGTCCCTGGTCACCGAGTTAGTGGATGAGGCCGGGCTGTTCCGGGTGGTCACCGAGCGGCTGGCCGCCCTGGGCCGCGGCCGGGTCCTCCTGCTGTGGTTCCTCGTCATCGCCCTCGCCACCGTTTCTACGGTGTTCCTGTCGCTGGATACGACGGCGGTGCTGGTGACTCCCGTCGTCGTGCTGCTGGCCATTCACGCCCGCATTCCGCCGCTGCCGTTCGCGCTGACCACCGTGTGGCTGGCGAACACAGCCTCGCTGCTCCTGCCGGTCTCCAACCTGACCAACCTGCTGGCGCAGGACCGGCTCAAACTCAGTCCTGCCGGCTTCGCCTCGCTGGTGTGGGCACCGGCCCTGGTCGGCATCCTGGTGCCGCTGGTGCTGCTGTGGCTGGCGTTCCGGAAGGACCTGCGCGGCAAGTACGGGCCGCAGCCGGTCCACAAGGTCCGGGACCGGGTGCTGCTGTACACGGCGTCCGGCGTCATGGCGGTCCTGCTGCCGGCGCTGGTGTCCGGGGTTCCGGTGCAGATCCCGGCGATCGCGGCAGCCGCCGTCCTGCTCGTGCTGTTCCTCTGGCGGCGCCGGTCCGTCCTGCGCTGGTCCATGATTCCGTGGCGGCCGCTCATGCTCACGTCCGGCCTGTTCATGGTGGTGGAGGCCCTGCACGCCAACGGGCTGACCCGGTTCCTGTCCGGGATCGCCGGCACGGGCGACACCCTGCCGGCGCTCCTGCAGCTCGCCGGGCTCGGCACCGTGGCCGCCAACGCCGTCAACAACCTGCCCGCCTACCTGGCCCTGGAACCGGTCGGCGGCTCGCCCGCCCGGCTGGCCGCCCTGCTGATCGGCGTGAATCTTGGCCCGCTGGTGACCCCGTGGGCTTCACTCGCCACGCTGCTGTGGCACGAGCGGCTCCGCACGCTCAACGTGGACATCCGCTGGGGCGGCTTCGCCCTGGCCGGCGCCGTCGCCGTCGTCCTGACCGTCCCGCTGGCGGTCGTGGCGCTGTGGCTCACCACGGGGATGCACTGA
- a CDS encoding VOC family protein gives MAGGVVHFEIPADDEDRAREFYSSVFGWGFQVMPEMEYSLAMTTPMDEHGRPAVTGSINGGLFRRGELTAPVVTIDVDDIDAALEQIAAGGGSVVRAKMEVPGMGWNAYFKDSEGNVVGLWQNAVPEGGAAAANPGNDIGA, from the coding sequence ATGGCCGGTGGAGTGGTGCATTTCGAGATTCCCGCGGACGACGAGGACCGGGCACGGGAGTTCTACAGTTCCGTCTTCGGCTGGGGGTTCCAGGTCATGCCGGAGATGGAATACAGCCTGGCCATGACGACGCCGATGGACGAGCACGGGCGGCCCGCCGTCACCGGATCCATCAACGGCGGACTGTTCCGGCGCGGGGAGCTCACGGCCCCGGTGGTCACGATCGACGTCGACGACATCGACGCCGCCCTTGAGCAGATCGCCGCCGGGGGCGGTTCCGTGGTCCGCGCGAAAATGGAGGTCCCCGGCATGGGCTGGAACGCCTACTTCAAGGACAGCGAGGGCAACGTGGTGGGACTGTGGCAGAACGCGGTGCCGGAGGGCGGCGCCGCCGCCGCGAACCCGGGAAACGACATCGGCGCCTGA
- a CDS encoding cystathionine beta-synthase, protein MKYAQSVLDLIGHTPLVKLNHVTDGIAATVLVKLEYLNPGGSIKDRIAAKMIEEAERTGKLLPGGTIVEPTSGNTGVGLALVAQQKGYRCIFVVPDKVGEDKRAVLQAYGAEVVVTPTAVPPDSPQSYYGVSDRLVTEIPGAYKPDQFSNPAAPASHYESTGPEIWNDTDGRITHCVIGAGTGGTITGTGRYLKEVSAGRSEADGGVVKIIGADPAGSVYSGGTGRPYFVEGVGEDMWPANYDKSVPDDVIAVSDADSFAMTRRLAREEGLLVGGSSGMAVVAALQVAKDLPADAVVVVILPDSGRGYLAKIFNDQWMRSYGFLASGDEASVGEVLKAKTGELPDLVHIHPNESVRDVINIMNEFGVSHIPVLSQEPPVVMGEVLGAVDERTLTAKLFRGEAKLSDKISEHMEARLPVIGSLESIQTARELLSDADTLMVTFVGAPVGILTRHDLLAYLSN, encoded by the coding sequence ATGAAGTACGCCCAGTCCGTTCTGGACCTCATCGGCCACACGCCGCTCGTCAAACTCAACCACGTGACCGACGGCATCGCAGCCACCGTCCTGGTGAAACTCGAATACCTGAACCCCGGCGGTTCGATCAAAGACCGCATCGCGGCCAAGATGATCGAGGAGGCCGAACGAACGGGCAAGCTCCTGCCCGGCGGCACGATCGTGGAGCCGACCTCGGGCAACACCGGCGTTGGCCTGGCGCTGGTGGCGCAGCAGAAGGGCTACCGGTGCATCTTCGTCGTGCCGGACAAGGTCGGCGAAGACAAGCGGGCCGTGCTCCAGGCGTACGGCGCGGAAGTGGTGGTCACGCCCACCGCCGTCCCGCCGGACAGCCCGCAAAGCTACTACGGCGTCTCGGACCGGCTCGTCACCGAAATCCCGGGTGCCTACAAGCCGGACCAGTTCTCCAACCCGGCCGCACCGGCGAGCCATTATGAATCCACCGGCCCGGAGATCTGGAACGACACCGACGGCCGGATCACGCACTGCGTGATCGGCGCCGGCACGGGCGGCACGATCACCGGCACCGGCCGGTACCTCAAGGAGGTTTCCGCCGGACGGTCTGAGGCCGACGGCGGCGTCGTCAAGATCATCGGCGCCGATCCGGCCGGCTCGGTGTACTCCGGCGGGACCGGCCGCCCGTACTTCGTCGAGGGCGTCGGCGAGGACATGTGGCCGGCCAACTACGACAAATCAGTCCCGGACGATGTCATTGCCGTCAGCGACGCCGATTCCTTCGCCATGACCCGCCGGCTGGCCCGCGAGGAAGGCCTGCTGGTGGGCGGATCCTCGGGCATGGCTGTCGTCGCCGCGCTGCAGGTCGCGAAGGACCTGCCGGCCGACGCCGTCGTCGTCGTCATCCTGCCGGACTCCGGCCGCGGCTACCTGGCGAAGATCTTCAACGACCAGTGGATGCGCTCCTACGGCTTCCTGGCCAGCGGGGACGAAGCGTCCGTGGGCGAGGTCCTCAAGGCCAAGACCGGTGAACTCCCGGACCTCGTCCACATCCACCCGAACGAGAGCGTCCGCGATGTCATCAACATCATGAACGAGTTCGGCGTCTCGCACATCCCCGTCCTGTCCCAGGAACCGCCAGTGGTGATGGGCGAGGTGCTCGGCGCCGTGGACGAGCGCACCCTCACGGCCAAGCTCTTCCGGGGCGAGGCCAAGCTCTCGGACAAGATCTCCGAACACATGGAGGCCCGGCTGCCCGTGATCGGCTCGCTCGAATCGATCCAGACGGCCCGCGAACTCCTCTCCGACGCCGACACCCTCATGGTGACGTTTGTCGGCGCTCCGGTGGGGATCCTGACCCGCCACGACCTCCTCGCGTACCTCAGCAACTGA